In Electrophorus electricus isolate fEleEle1 chromosome 6, fEleEle1.pri, whole genome shotgun sequence, a single genomic region encodes these proteins:
- the abhd11 gene encoding protein ABHD11 isoform X1 yields the protein MSVLCRMFTKGLFCGQPQWLSVGGSQYFCSGASRLDCVRRDSAANSTSPVSLTYDVFDGKGDSTPLVFLHGLFGSKSNFHSIAKSLVQRTGRKVLTVDARNHGKSMHTPVLTYEAMTNDLTHLLGQLRIGKCILIGHSMGGKVAMATALSQPSLVERLVVVDISPAPTSVRTNFRAYIEAMKEVKIATDIPRSTARRLAEDQLRKQVKEHSVRQFLLTNLVEQNGHYAWRVNLEAISNHMDDIMGFPEFNTTYEGPTLFLGGSSSAYISSEDYPEIQRLFPCADIQYIPDASHWIHADKPLDFISSIIRFLQS from the exons ATGAGCGTCCTGTGTCGTATGTTTACGAAAGGTCTATTTTGTGGACAACCGCAGTGGTTGTCAGTAGGTGGATCTCAATATTTTTGTAGCGGAGCATCTCGACTGGATTGTGTTCGGCGTGACAGCGCTGCTAACTCTACCAG TCCTGTAAGCTTGACATATGACGTGTTTGACGGGAAAGGGGACAGCACACCTCTCGTTTTTCTACATGGCTTATTCGGGAGCAAATCAAACTTTCACTCTATAGCTAAATCTCTAGTTCAGCGGACAGGCCGGAAG GTGCTGACAGTAGATGCTCGTAACCATGGCAAGAGCATGCATACCCCAGTTTTGACGTATGAGGCAATGACCAATGACCTGACGCATCTGCTTGGCCAGTTGCGCATTGGAAAATGTATCCTAATTGGGCATAGCATGGGGGGCAAAGTTGCTATGGCTACAGCTTTGTCACAG CCCAGTTTGGTGGAGCGACTCGTAGTGGTAGACATTAGTCCTGCACCAACATCAGTTCGCACCAATTTCCGTGCCTATATTGAGGCTATGAAGGAGGTGAAAATAGCCACTGACATTCCACGCTCTACAGCACGCAGACTAGCTGAAGATCAGCTCAGAAAGCAAGTTAAA GAGCATTCAGTCCGACAGTTTCTCCTCACTAATCTTGTGGAGCAGAATGGACATTATGCCTGGAGAGTCAATTTAGAAGCTATATCAAACCACATGGATGACATTATGGGTTTCCCTGAGTTTAACACCACCTATGAAGGACCCACCCTCTTCCTGGGTGGCAGTAGCTCAGCTTACATTAG CTCTGAAGATTACCCTGAGATCCAGCGTCTCTTTCCATGTGCAGATATCCAGTACATCCCTGATGCCAGTCACTGGATTCATGCTGACAAGCCTCTGGACTTCATAAGCTCCATTATCAGATTCCTGCAGAGCTAG
- the abhd11 gene encoding protein ABHD11 isoform X2 has product MHTPVLTYEAMTNDLTHLLGQLRIGKCILIGHSMGGKVAMATALSQPSLVERLVVVDISPAPTSVRTNFRAYIEAMKEVKIATDIPRSTARRLAEDQLRKQVKEHSVRQFLLTNLVEQNGHYAWRVNLEAISNHMDDIMGFPEFNTTYEGPTLFLGGSSSAYISSEDYPEIQRLFPCADIQYIPDASHWIHADKPLDFISSIIRFLQS; this is encoded by the exons ATGCATACCCCAGTTTTGACGTATGAGGCAATGACCAATGACCTGACGCATCTGCTTGGCCAGTTGCGCATTGGAAAATGTATCCTAATTGGGCATAGCATGGGGGGCAAAGTTGCTATGGCTACAGCTTTGTCACAG CCCAGTTTGGTGGAGCGACTCGTAGTGGTAGACATTAGTCCTGCACCAACATCAGTTCGCACCAATTTCCGTGCCTATATTGAGGCTATGAAGGAGGTGAAAATAGCCACTGACATTCCACGCTCTACAGCACGCAGACTAGCTGAAGATCAGCTCAGAAAGCAAGTTAAA GAGCATTCAGTCCGACAGTTTCTCCTCACTAATCTTGTGGAGCAGAATGGACATTATGCCTGGAGAGTCAATTTAGAAGCTATATCAAACCACATGGATGACATTATGGGTTTCCCTGAGTTTAACACCACCTATGAAGGACCCACCCTCTTCCTGGGTGGCAGTAGCTCAGCTTACATTAG CTCTGAAGATTACCCTGAGATCCAGCGTCTCTTTCCATGTGCAGATATCCAGTACATCCCTGATGCCAGTCACTGGATTCATGCTGACAAGCCTCTGGACTTCATAAGCTCCATTATCAGATTCCTGCAGAGCTAG